The following is a genomic window from Branchiostoma lanceolatum isolate klBraLanc5 chromosome 10, klBraLanc5.hap2, whole genome shotgun sequence.
TTTCTGTGGGTATATAAAAAAGAATATCAGCACCTTGATTATGCtcataaatgtacataaaatGCTTCACCCCTTGCTCAACTGGTATTGGTTAAATTAGCAATTTGTGGTAGGAGTACAAAAAGGAGAAAACTTTTTACCCATTTTGGCAGACTTCCCTTTGCGATTCTTCATAATTTCCTAAAAAAATGGGCAATGATTTGTATACTGTAGGTTCTTTTACTTTTGTGGTTGTTTTATATCATGGTCGGAGGGGAAGGGAGGCTTTTGAAGGTGTTTTCAATTCACGGTGAGAGCTATTCATGGTGGAATGGATAGGTCATCAGCAaaaccacgaaaataaaactgtttcaaaatttacagtataaggAAATGTTGTCATTACCTGCAGAGGTTCTGGTGCAGCTTGTCTTGTAGGTCGATGAAGCTCTGGTACATGGCCTGGGTAAAGTTGACACCCTGCAGTACCGCACAAACTGCATGGGGGCGCACCTGCGCAGTCTGCATGAACACAGAAACAATGCAAAAAGAGTTGAAtatcaacacaaacacacaccttgCTGAATCTGATGTCTAAAAAAAAccctgacaaacaaacaaatactttAGATAAGAAGCAGTCTGACTTTCTGTACTAAATGAAATACAGCAAACGAGTTTCAGTTCAAAACTAAATAGAAATGTCCAGCCAAGGttgttttgaaatacatgtactttgcaacCACAGCAGTAACTTGTAAAGCAGAAGTGTACTTTGAGTCATAAAATGTATGTAAAACTGAGTAAATCAACATTTACCCAATCTAAATTTACTTGTTTTACAAGTTGATTTACACATGGTCAACTACCTTTTTTCAGGCATACCTGATACCTTGGTCCCTTACAGTTACATGCTTTTACTTACAATTAAAAAAGGGAACATGGGAcatgttactagtacatgtacataactgacaaaacaaacaaattccaACAACACCACTGGCAACAGCAATGATATCATTCTTTTGTTCAATAAACAGATTACCATTAACTTTTAGATAGTAAATATCACTACAAAGTTACATGCCATGTTTACTATGAAGTACAAGaaagtaatactagtagtacagaTATCATCCTGATAGATGCTTTTTCCAACAATAATTGTATCATCTTTGCAACTATCTTTAGCAATATCAAAAAAGCAAACATGGAAGGGGAACTTCAGCTTGTTCCTTCATACATtactaaaaacaaacacacaatcatGTGTTTCAGCACAGTTAAAAACCTTTGTCACAAACTAAGGTACCTGATATCAGTTAAAGCTTGTTTGCAACAGGCACAATTTTACAAAGACTTTTGCGGCTCTTGCTGTGTCAGGTATGCCATCTCACTTCTTCAGTTAGCATACCTTTTCTATTAAACATTGGTGTTGGGAGGTTATGCTTGTTGATAAAACTGCAGGAAACCCAAGTTAAAATTGAGGACTTAAGCCCCTAcatgtatctcactggacttgcGGAACGTTGGCGGTGTtgctgcatcctaaactggattaGAAAGGGAATACCgtgcaaaacatacaagtatgactaagaagacaacaaaacacagtgaCACAAAGCAGTACTAGTTTTTTAtctctgaaattcgttgagagctcAGTGGTAGCGAGGTTGCCAATGTACCGCGGATCCAGTAAATATATGGACTTTAGATATATCATAATTGTAAATGCAAGCTGTTTATGATAAAACCTAGAATGTATCACTTGACAATGTTGCATTTGTGTCAAGATAGAAAATTGTTCACCAAACAGACTGACTGCAGTACCCtaagaacatttttttctaataatcATTTTCCAGCTAACCTTCTAACACCTGGAATGGCGACTGAAGGAGACATCAGTGGCAACAGTGTGCGACTGTTTGGCCTGAGGATGTTTTTAACGCTGAACACTGTCTTAGCTCTATCCACGAGAACAcaaggtttgtttatttgtttatttcacttctccaaaactggaaggcatggcggaacaggtgtacccccgcaggggtcaccttttcaaggccgccatgccgaaacatacaaactgtacacaatatcaaaacataataatacaataaggTTAGTGAAATGTTGAATTTGTATCATGTTACATTTACAGACAGACCATAGGAACTTCTGCATGCGTTTGGGGAAGTGGTTTTGAGGAAGTAATAACATaatatatgaaatgaaaaaaaaacaaaaataaaaacacatcaCAGTCTTGTACAAAGATGTGGACAGAAAATACTACAAGGAAATATATTTGggaatttgtcttttttctaacACTTTAATATAGGAAGCTTTTCCATGTAACAGTCTCCACAAATGTTCCCATTCATAATTTGTGTCATGCCAACTAAAAGGACATACATGGAAGTTTTACTTTTCGTTCATTTCAGGAACTCCATGCACCATTGTTAACAAGACTGCCACCTGTTCTAATGGCGGACTGACTCAGATTCCAAGCAACCTTCCTCACAATCTCATCAACCTCGACCTAAGCAACAACGACATCCAGGCAATACGCAACAGCTCCTTGTCTTCCTTACACTTTCTGGAGGTTCTCAACATTGGAAGAAACAAACTGTCAGTCATTGAACCAGCTGCCTTCTATAACCTCTCCAGTCTGAAGACATTGTTGCTAAAGGAGAATCGTTTGTCCTATCTGCCACCTGGCCTTTTTGCCCCTCTTTCTACTCTGCAATATCTTTACCTTTCTGACAACAGTCTACAGAACATCCTTCAAGCTGATGTTTGGAAGGGACTGAATCTCAAAAAGTTAGATGTTTCCTACAATCAAATCATTAGTGGCACATTTAGAAGTGATTTTGCTGCAACGACTTCACTGCGTGAGCTAGTTCTGTCGGGAAATGACATATCCTCTTTGAATTATTCTGATTTCCAACCTTTCCTCTTAAATGAATTTGATTTGCTAGACTTTTCATACAACCCAATAACTCATATTGACAAAGATTTCTTCACTCTGTTTTCTGCTATAAAAACTTTGGATTTATCAAACATTCTAATTTCATTTTCCAACTTGCAAGCAGCACTTGAAGGCTTGAATGACTGTAACAAAATCAGCCTAGATTCTTATACAGGTCTTCCAGTAATTTCATATGGGTCTTTTGCCTGTCTGCAAAACACAAGCTTGAAGTCATTGAAACTTTCACGTGCAGAAATCCAGGAAATACAAGACAATAGCTTTTATGGGTTGACCCATCTTGAAAATCTTGGTCTACAATGGAACTTGCTAACTGAACTATCTGGGTTAGTTTTTCATGGATTATCAAGTTTACAGGTCTTAGATCTGTCATTTGTCTCACTGACACATATTCCAACAGCTGCATTATCAGAAGTATCACATACTCTGAGGGAACTAACCATATTTTCAACTGAGATGAAAACAATCCATAAAGATGATTTCAATAACCTTCCAAACTTGAAAGTCTTATATCTGAATGCAGACTTTAGTGGGGGACTTGAAGAGATTGAACCATTTGGTTTCAGAGGACTTCAAAACCTAGAGGTTCTTCAGCTTGATGATAATGACCTGACACATTTAGTTGAGAACACTTTTGCTGGACTGAACAACTTGACAAAGTTGTCTCTAAAACGCTGTAATATAAAAAGACTTTCTGGTAGAATATTTGCTAATCTAACTTCCCTGGTAGAGCTGGATTTGAGTGTAAATAACCTAGTTCATTTACCAAAGATGCTTTTTTCAGACTTGATATCTCTTGAAGTTCTGATTATCAATAATAATTACAatctatttccatattttgaaTCAATAGACTTCACCGGTCTAGCCAGCATAAAGCACATTGACCTCAGTCACGATGGACTCTTTCTGGATAACCAAACTTTAAACTTCCCTGCAAACACAAGACTAGAAACCCTGGACTTGTCCTACAACCAACTTTTTGTTGCATCACTACCTAATTCAGCCTTTGAAAAACTCAGATATCTAACTGAGTTGAATCTCAGTGGAAATAAGCTGGCCAAAATACCTGCCTATGGGGCTATATTTCACGGTCTTTCATCTTTAATCAAACTGATCATGAAAGAAACAGGAGAAATCTGGTCTAGTTTTTCAAATGACACCATCTTATATGGCATGCCTAATCTAGAGGTCATTGACCTATCCGCATCTTCCATATCATACATCCCTGCTGAGTTGTTCAAAGTTCATGATAACCTACGTTCTGTTGACTtgtcatcaaacaaaataaccTATCTTCCACAGACTTTGTTCTCAGCTAACTCCAAATTACAGAGCCTATTCTTATCTTGGAACAGCATAACCCTGTTGAATGAGTCCACTTTTGAGACCATTTTACCAGGATTGGAGAAATTGGCCATCCATGATAATCCCTTCTTTTGTGACTGTGAGATTGAGTGGTTCATATCCTGGGCTGATGATCACCCTTCTGTAGTGCAGGGTTGGTCGGATGGAAGGTACCAATGTAACACTCCTCCCCGCCTTCACGGTACAGATCTGCCTAACTTTCATCCTGATTGCGCCTCTCACCGTGACCTCTACGCCTGCGCCATAACGACCTCTTTCCTTCTCCTCTACATGCTCTTTGCTGTTCTTGTCAATTTCTGCAGGGGCCATTTTGCTTACATGTGGTTTAGAGTTAGGCTCCGTCTTCGTGGATATGAAGAAATCCGCGAACAGCCTCAGCAGTTTAGATACGACGCCTTTGTGGCGTACAGCAGCAATGATGAAGCCTGGGTGGCCCGCGTGTTGTCCCCCATGTTGGAACGGAGCCCTCCTCGCTACCGTCTGTGTATCGGAGAGCGTGACTTCGTAGGCGGGGTGCCAATCTTACACAACATCAGCAACGCCGTGGAAATGAGCAGGAAAACGGTCTGCATCATCACGAGGAGCTTCCTACGCAGCAACTGGTGCAACTACGAGCTACAGATGTCCCAGGGCAGACATCACCTGTTTGACCCGCGTAGAGTGAGCCTGGTTCTCGTGTTTCTGGAGAACGTCCCAGACCGTGTCTTAGAGCGCTACCCGCTGCTGAATAACATTGTGAACAGGGACACCTACCTACGCTGGCCCAACAACCAGCAGCACCTACCTCTCTTCTGGGCCAGACTTCGACAAGCACTTGGTCCACCTCTTTGGGATGACTTACAGGAGGTTGAAGACATTGAAGAGGATGTTGTCTGAACAGTGTAGTTGTTGATttgactctccaagcagatgggaggaggtgatacatttgtatacagtcCTAGTATCTTATCTTAGCTTTATGATATATTTGTATAAAGTGGGTTTatcataattgtttttttttgtgctgaTTACGGTATGATACTGTGAAACAGATTTTGTgcaagacgtaaacaaaactaGAACTTACCGCTTCTTGAATGATGAGTTGTTGTGAGTTGCCACTGGTTGGGGGGATGGCCTTGTACCTGGGGGCCTCCTGCCTGTAATCAACAACATTAATTAAGTCTCTAAGGACAACAGAGGCACAAATGTTACAAGAAAACCTTTCCTTGAAAGCAATTAACACATTGGCTGAATTGTAATAAGGTAGAACTTacacttgaaaagaaaaaaaaaaacatcatgataAGAACCCTGAGTGTTAATACGTTGCATTAAGAAAATACCTTTTTGGTTGTGTTCGGCTTTAGGTCTAGAATATCAATGACATTGATAATTAACACAATGTGAATCTTCGTGCACATGTATTAATAGAGGCTTTAATAAAACAATTGTCAGCAGACAATGTATACTCACTTTTCTTGGAAAACTAGTAAGGCTCTCACCAGTCCTTCCAAGCACAACAAGTCATATCTGTAGAATAGAACAGAGAACTGGGAAGTCAGAAATAATCATCTGTGCTCTACAGAAACTCAAAGGCATGTGTTAATGCCCACTTGCATGTACAAGGGAGTTGACAAACTTGATATGatgaccaataaaaaaatgtagaatGGCAAAAGCATACAATTACGGTGATACTAGGACCAAATATCCATCCAtacagtttctgtatctgtatccatatctacatagccggtataaccgaccTTTGGCATAAACCAGCTTAGCAGGGCGCGAAATTATATTATACTGAACGACCTGCCACAAGTTTGATCAGATAATTAGTTCCCCACCTGTTGGCAGGTATCTCTATCCTGTAGATGATGGCTTCAGACGCCCCCTGTGCCGTCACACCCTGCTCCTTCTCCAACATCGCCTTCTCTGAAGTCTGTGGATACAAATAGAGGCGTTGTCAGACTAGTTCAAATGTGTGACGATCctatttctacatacatgtatagtatgtcCAAACCTCCTGATCAACATTTACCATTTATTTTGATTGGATTGACTGGCACAAGGCATTTCTTTAGTTTTGCTTTATACAATTAGTGAATACTcatgccaaaaacagttactcaagcaactggataaaattttgaaacaaattttatccagctgcttcagtgtttgagtaactatttttggcatatcttactacctggatatctaaccttcatcaatcaTGTTGTGAATACTCAGcctatattttgtttcttttacttttaacTTGCTAATAACTTGAAAGTCATTTATATGAAATGAATTTctaagtttgcatgttttttttgtaaattcaaACATTCTACTTTAGATTGCTGGTGGTTATGTCGATCCCTACATTGCAAAAATACAGTTGATTAAAGTAGCCTGTCAAAATTGATGAGCTCTATCCACTTACCACTTCATCCAGTTCCAGCCCATAGTCAAACATGAGCTCATCAAACTCCTCTTCGGctgcaaaaacaaacacaagaaaaatTCTAAGAACAACGTTTTAATTGAATTGAGctgcatgtatatcaaatagcattaacgttatattataatatcatcCTATCTGACTGTAgaccctactctactctactctactcctaATCGATAAATTATAACTGTGCAGCATATCTAAGAACCCCGCCCACTACAAATTTTATTATTAATACCCGTTATCACATAAACTTATTAAATCATGTAAAGTTTGTTTAAGAGTGCTCTTTTATTCTAGTCTAGAGCTATATTAGCGCATAGGAGCATGGCATGTTTCTTTTCCATCGAAAGTAAAGTTAggtatgggaggggggcagtgggTCCACATGTTCATGCCGGATACACATGCAGCAACAACATCCAGACGGAGGCGTCCTACTCACTGTACGTCCGTCCGAGCCTCTCGAAAAGGAGATCCCTGTTTACTCCTATAGTTGGCATGGTTGCTCTATACCACTATCTTCGAGATCACTGTCAGAATTGCCGGAAAACGGGCAAATTTGGAGCCAGTGTTGTTCTTTGGTCCACCTGAAAAGATGATGAAATGTCTCGCCGTTTTACGCTCATAAAATCTCGCGAGACTTTTTAACGATACCACTATTTTTAAGGGGGATATTTTGAATTGAGATACTTATACAGAAAATTGTCATTCTGATGTCTATACTGATttttaaaagataaaaaaatataaaatgttattgatacaaatatatatactaATGCTGTACTTTAGCAAAGAGTAATATGATAATCTAAACATCCCTATTTGTAAAAGTTGACTAATCTGGCGGGAACCTTTGACCCCCCAGATCTGGTGCTAGCACATTGACCACATTGACCCAGTTTACGAATTTGTCATCATTCCTGACGTTTCTACGAACGAATTCGGGAGTGAAGCTCGTCACAATGGCCTAAAATGAGCTCCTGTAGAGACGAGGAAGACATCAGGCCCATCCTGGGCTCGATAAATGCGTCGGACAGCCGGGAATTTACAAGGTGACTACCAGGATTTTGTAAACAACTTCTTCTACCAAAATATTTGCCACATGTACTGTTATGTTTGCACAGTGTAAATTGTTGGTAGGATCTGTTTGCTGGAGACCAAAGACCAAGGCCCGTCCTTTGTATGAGCGCAAAAAAAGAAACTGCATTATCgtgtactgtgaacttaagataaaaatattgttaaaaaaaaaacaattattctAAAGTACTCTAAAGTTATAGTATCGATATTACAAATCTCTGTTATCAATAAATTATGAAATTTTCAGTGGCAGTGTGCCATCTCTGGAGCTAGCAGAGATAGAGgaattcatacatgtaggtcttgtcAGCCATGTGGACTGGACAATGAGTTACTGATAATCTTTTGTCAAACTATTAAACTCATTAGACATTGTGCCATCCCTGAACCAAGCAAAGCTAGAGGGACTCAAAGATCTTGTGAACCACCTGGACAGGACATTAAGTTTTCATAATTTGCTGGTACTTAATGTGTTAAGTTATTACtatcttttaaaacttttaaagtCATTGAAAGTCTTTATGATTCCAGTGGCAGTGTACCATCCCTGAACCAAGCAGAGTTAGAGGAGCTCAAAGGCCTTGTGAACCACCTGGACAGGACACTGACCACTCTGAAGCACAGACTGACCAATCAACATGGCGTGACCTTTCAGAATGGTACCACGCCGACGTCCTCGGAGAGCTCGGGGCAGATCTCGTGGTGGACCAAGTGGTCGTCATCGTGTATTGAAAGGATCACAAAGCATCTACTGATCATTACACTGCTGTGGCAGGTATATTACTctgtacatgttacatatgttataGCTTGTGTGGCATTCCCACCTCTGAATCCCATGGTTATGAAGGTTCAAACCCCAGAGTTTTGAACACTGATGAgtactattacatgtatatgctactGGCTGGTGTTGCAATTATATAATCATTTCGTCTTGTGTTAAAGGAAAACCATATCATGTGCACATtagaagaaaatattgaaatgaaGAAGAGATTAAGAGGATGGTCTTTTGTGCAAtacatgttcatgatttttaatttacttgctgtactgtacaatatatatacaaacacaaaatagCCTGAATGCTTTAAAGACAAATGAAACCATATGACTATGAGTTTGTAGTAACTGCGCATGCCAGTCTTCCTGTCTTGTGTCATAGTTTTAAGGTTGAAATGCAtgtatgaaaattatgttttcaaaTATCTTCATGTTCTTATTACAATATCATTGAtagattttgtgtgtgtttctccaGTCCTTGTATGTTGGGATTCTGTCTCTTATTGACTTGGCACATCCAGCTGAGAACAATGACATCTTCATAGCTGTGAGTTGATCAGAATTCTTTTACTGTCATACCTTGTTAAAGATGGGGTCCTCACAAATATAGTATGCATGTCCTCACAAATATAGTATGCATGTATCTAGGTCTTCTAGGAACATTATTTTTGTTATGGATTATATATAATCAGCAATAATATATGAAGTGGTTTTGTTCCTTCTCAACAAGTATGTGATTTGCAACCGAAGAACTGCTGTAATTACAGCAATCCTTTTACTAGGTGGTGTTTCTATCACACAAGAAGAACAATAATAACATAATGAAACTTCAAGACTTTTTAAAgacttttttgttttttaaagatactTTTAAGCAATTGTTGATTCAGTAACAATGCAAACATCATGTTGCTGACCATGGTGGTAGATGTTTGTAACAATATTATAGTATTCATCTGTGTTAATAAGTTGATGTATTTTGCAGGGAATAGTTGTTATGATCACCTTCCAGTTGGTGAACCTGGTCCTTGTGGTCTACACCTCAGGTAGGTGATATTGGTGTATATAGATCTTTTTTTGGGCATCATAATGATTGTACTTTGGAAACCACATGGTAGGTATGCAGCATGTTGGTGTGTTTAACAGAAATACAAATACCAACAGGGTGCAAATGATGTCAAATGAAAAGCCTTTGTTGGTGGTAGACTTGGTTAGGTCATGGTCTTTTTTGTCCTTCATATTCAAATTCTAAACAAAACTTACATGATCTGGCACTAGGACAAAGATATTTGTTCAGAGATTAACATCACATCACTGCTACTAGATATAAGTGCTAGTgaatacttgtacatgttgaaAGTCTCATTTGAATTAATTCTGATTTATATGTTCATCAAGTGTAATTTAAGTCTAGTATTTTGGTATCTGAGacatacaaaatgaatgtacaTCTTATTAATACAGTGATTGAGACTGAAAGTCCTGCGTAATTCTTACAGTGAAGCTGACTCAGCAGTTGTATGAACACAATGCCAGTGCCTCCTTCCTGGGGCAGTCCTACCTCTCCACTGTACTGCTGTTTGCTGGGCTGTACACATGCATCTACAGACTAGAGGTGAGATATGCCATTCAAAAAGTGAAGgaagtttaaaaaaactgtAGAATTCACACAAGATTTTAGCGACATTAGCTTTATGTCTTTTGATTTAACTGGTGAATAAGAAAAGAGGAAGGGTACGCTTTATACCTGTAATTGCCATTACCAACATTGACACCAAATGGTGAAGCTAACCTATCTAGAGGTCCTGAACTGGTTGTAGTACTGGCAACAACACGACAAggtatgatgataatgatgacaacACTGGTTGCAAAATATGATCAGCATCAGCAATAGATGCCTGTACTTTTAGATAGATTTAAGAACAGATacatgtgtttatgtgtttacATAATTATGCTTTCAAAATGACAAGAGGCCACTCTTTACAAGACGTAAAATGTCTGAAGTAATAAAAGTCACTGATATTTTGCTAATGAAAATTTGCAAAAATATGGATTTTGGGCGGagttaaacttaaagcaatgatatataattttgtctTTATTCAGCCCAAGAGTTGGAGAGATGTGCATGATGCTGATGCGCAGACACCAGAACTGGTGGTGGTGCTGTTCATCAAGATGTTCTTCTTCTCCATGTCCACAGGCACACTCTGTGGTAGGTCTGCTTAATTTCTcacttccattttttttagcATTAGGTGgaaaatgtgcagatgttggcacattggcacaACAAATCCATGTGTcttttggcacacttttttgacagattagccaaagaggctcggtggTTTTTTCTCAACCGTCTTGGCAGGAATATCATGTAAAGttcctttctcaagggcacaacgtcagagCATGGCAAATATCAAACCCGAAatctattggttctgagcccaacTCTAACCATTATGCCCCACAGATGCCAAAATATACCATCACATGCTCATCTAGTCCTTATACAGATAGTGTAGTAAGTGAAAATCTGGTTTTGTGACTGACAGTGAGATAGATTTAAGTACAAGACTTCCTTTTGAATATTAAGACCCCACACTACCTGCATTTTGTATAACAGGTGCCAGCGACATTGTTCCAATGGAGTGGTACAACTACCTGGTGGTCTGTGTTCAGGTCAGTAATTATACAAACAATCAAATCTAATTCAGCAAATCAAGTTGACATTTTGATAAACGCAAGGTAACattttactcaagcaactgtctCCAAACGTTatcttgcttgagtaacttacCATTTGCAAGTTGACATTGTTACTAGATAGAAATCACAGAATATTTAGAAGTCAAAAATCATAGCATCAAGAAAAGCTGGATTCTTATACTTTGGTCAGAGTGTTTTTCTTGTATCTCCTCCTAGATGCTGCTGAGCTTTGTGTACTTTGCATCTATCTTCACAATGGCGTCAGGCGTGCCCAACGGCCCAGGTCCGGTCATCATGGATCTCCAGGTGGATTCTGTCGCACTGACTGGAGAACTGGAGCGGGCAGGGCGGAATCGTAGTCTTGCCACATCATATGCACATGGTAAGGCCTGTATTTGGTTCAGGGATGTCTCTAGGATCTGTCCCTATACCTCCTGGGACTCagtccctccatcctgggacagaaatttaaTTGTTGGGATGGATAAAACTTTCATCCCATCTATCCAAAACATCTGAGCTCCATGACATTGAATTGATGAAAAGTTATTTTCAAAAGCTTTGaatgacagatttgacaattgaaaattaacaacatgggctcccaaacaaggagtgggacagaaaaatctaaagctggagacagccctgatttgaTTACAATGTACTTGGCATACATATTTGAATGCTCAGCAATCTGGCTAGCTACTTTTTATTACAAACTAATCTTGTTCTATCATCACAGTAAGCAAACAATTTGAATTGAGGACAGACTATTTAGTTCTTTGCACTTCCCACCCTTCTTGTTGTGAAAAGATTCCAGATGCCTTTTGACATTGTCATTTTGAAATATAGTAATATTATAGGCATTAATGAGATGTTTGGCCTTATGTTCCAGAAGTGACATCTAGTCTCTTCTCCGGGAGGCAATAGCTACTAATGCAGGGAAAGTCAAGAGTAAGTCAAGATACATCAAAAACATTCTTCAGTTGTGTCTGTTGCCAGGACTTGCCACTGTTACACTTTTTTTGTTAGACTGCACAAAAATGCTAACAAGGCTTTGTGTACTGCAATGGGAATGTCGTTGGAAATTTTCCATGATTTGAAAAGTTGTCAGAGCGGCTATggaagttacattttgtatttgccaaaaaattgagaaaattggccaatatttttttttctgctacAATAAACAACTCTAAATAACATTGAAATCATAGTATGTATTTTTTGTTGCAATAATTGTTggtaatatttttttcaatgtctTTGCCATATGAACAAAAATAGGCCCATGTATGATAAAATTCTACTCAATCACTGTAGAGTTATCAGTACCTAAAATGTTGCAGTagtagtgatacatgtatattacaggGACCAATTGAGTGCAGAAGAACAGCTACTCTCGTATATATTAACCAC
Proteins encoded in this region:
- the LOC136443760 gene encoding toll-like receptor 3, whose product is MATEGDISGNSVRLFGLRMFLTLNTVLALSTRTQGHTWKFYFSFISGTPCTIVNKTATCSNGGLTQIPSNLPHNLINLDLSNNDIQAIRNSSLSSLHFLEVLNIGRNKLSVIEPAAFYNLSSLKTLLLKENRLSYLPPGLFAPLSTLQYLYLSDNSLQNILQADVWKGLNLKKLDVSYNQIISGTFRSDFAATTSLRELVLSGNDISSLNYSDFQPFLLNEFDLLDFSYNPITHIDKDFFTLFSAIKTLDLSNILISFSNLQAALEGLNDCNKISLDSYTGLPVISYGSFACLQNTSLKSLKLSRAEIQEIQDNSFYGLTHLENLGLQWNLLTELSGLVFHGLSSLQVLDLSFVSLTHIPTAALSEVSHTLRELTIFSTEMKTIHKDDFNNLPNLKVLYLNADFSGGLEEIEPFGFRGLQNLEVLQLDDNDLTHLVENTFAGLNNLTKLSLKRCNIKRLSGRIFANLTSLVELDLSVNNLVHLPKMLFSDLISLEVLIINNNYNLFPYFESIDFTGLASIKHIDLSHDGLFLDNQTLNFPANTRLETLDLSYNQLFVASLPNSAFEKLRYLTELNLSGNKLAKIPAYGAIFHGLSSLIKLIMKETGEIWSSFSNDTILYGMPNLEVIDLSASSISYIPAELFKVHDNLRSVDLSSNKITYLPQTLFSANSKLQSLFLSWNSITLLNESTFETILPGLEKLAIHDNPFFCDCEIEWFISWADDHPSVVQGWSDGRYQCNTPPRLHGTDLPNFHPDCASHRDLYACAITTSFLLLYMLFAVLVNFCRGHFAYMWFRVRLRLRGYEEIREQPQQFRYDAFVAYSSNDEAWVARVLSPMLERSPPRYRLCIGERDFVGGVPILHNISNAVEMSRKTVCIITRSFLRSNWCNYELQMSQGRHHLFDPRRVSLVLVFLENVPDRVLERYPLLNNIVNRDTYLRWPNNQQHLPLFWARLRQALGPPLWDDLQEVEDIEEDVV
- the LOC136444104 gene encoding uncharacterized protein — protein: MSSCRDEEDIRPILGSINASDSREFTSGSVPSLNQAELEELKGLVNHLDRTLTTLKHRLTNQHGVTFQNGTTPTSSESSGQISWWTKWSSSCIERITKHLLIITLLWQSLYVGILSLIDLAHPAENNDIFIAGIVVMITFQLVNLVLVVYTSVKLTQQLYEHNASASFLGQSYLSTVLLFAGLYTCIYRLEPKSWRDVHDADAQTPELVVVLFIKMFFFSMSTGTLCGASDIVPMEWYNYLVVCVQMLLSFVYFASIFTMASGVPNGPGPVIMDLQVDSVALTGELERAGRNRSLATSYAHEVTSSLFSGRQ